The window gggctgggcttatgatttatttttaatctgtctCATTGCATTCCTCAAGAAcaggaattttttatttattttttttatctatGCAATATATTACTGCATAACCCTCAGCTATATACAAGATGCTGTCATTTACTTAGTGGCAGTCAGATACTTTTCCAATCTGTTACTGTGTGAATGCCAagtttttttaagtatttttggACTAAGTTGCATGTATGaagattgttttaaaaaaaatatatagaaaatttCAAAGTCTGTTTTAAAACTGTATGTCAAGTCATTTATGTGTTTTTTATATCTCCTGTAGCTTCTGCGACCCAGAGCAAAGAAGTTGGGCCTGGGTAAGTTCTTATTAACTCTGATaagtaaaagcaaataaaagaatCTGCTGTATACTTTGATTCAGTGTGTAAAGGTCCAGAAAAAATCACAGTAAAGCCCAAAAgcagaaacacattttcatcAAGTTGTTTGTAAACAAACAAGCttaaaaaatgcagataaaAATCCCAGTGTGTTTCTAAAGCAGAACCTCAGACCAGATCCTCGGTGCTGCCCTGACCCCTGAGGCCAGGACAGGGGGTGAAGGATTGGGGATGATTTGGAGCCCAGTCTGTTTCCTGAGGCTCCTGAGTGCAGGTGCTGCTTTGTAAATGACATTTCAAGTAGTGGCCCACCCTCAGGTGAAGTTTCTCTGTGCATTTCTGTGTCAGAAGAGTGAGGGCAGTTGTTTCTGTTTCCATCAGGCACTGCTTACATTCATGGGATGAAGTATGCCACTGGGGATTTCATTGTTATCATGGATGCTGACCTCTCCCACCATGTAAGGCTGCACGTCATCTGCTCTGGTACAGTCTGCTGGAATGCATTTTCCAGTGCTTGCTGTTATTTTACCCCTGCCCTTTTTTCTGAtctgtctttctttcatttcagcCAAAATTCATTCCAGAGTTTATCAGGTAGGTGCCGGTTATAGTATGAAAGGTGAtctttataaattatttatgaGGCAGTTCATGAAATTCTGTGCCATAGTGGGTAAAAAATAATGATTAGATTCCCTGAAGTAGCTCTTTATAAGAGCACAGTTTGAATAATGCTCATAGCCACCCTTCGTCTCTTCTTATTTGTTCAGAAGTTtgtaaaatacagattttgtaCTGAAAGAGTGATTGTTCTTACTTTGAAATTTGAACTTTGAAACATTCCTCCAGTTTTTCTGATAAAACCAATTGtttacagaaagcagaaagaaggcAATTTTGATATTGTATCTGGAACAAGATATAAAGGAAATGGAGGAGTGTATGGCTGGGATTTGAAAAGAAAGTTAATCAGGTTAGTACTTTTCAGCTCTCCACACAGAAATTTGTTACTTGTGAATAATAATTGCAAGTACTGCATCCCTGTAAGCTGAGCTCCCCAGTCCCCAGaagtgctgtccctgctgggcactgcagtcACACTGGACACCAGGagcacccagcactggcagctctttGGTTCAGATCCACCAAGGAGGGCTGGAATGACGTGGGTGGGCTGGGAAGAGGGGTTGGAACAGTGGCCTCAGGTTGGGACAGGCACCCAGGGAACAAGCTgaggctgagccctggcaggtgTGAGTGAGGGACCCCTCACCTGGCCAGCTGGAatgctcctgtccctcccagggaacaggcagACGTTCATGGTGGTTTATTTATCCTGCAAAGAATCTGGAGCACAAGCTGTGTTGCAGTCTGATCTGGAGGTGGATCTGGATTGTTCCTGGTTTTTCATGGCTGGAGTAAGTGTCCATCTTCTTGTACTAAACAACTCTGACAtcgatgttttctttcacagtCGTGGAGCCAATTTTCTGACTCAGGTCCTGCTGAGACCAGGGGCATCAGATCTAACAGGGAGTTTCAGGTAGGGTCTGGTTTGCAATTCCTAAAGTTTATTGGAAATTAGAAAACTGCTGGACAAGGAACTGGAGTAAGAACAGACATTCTTTACTGTGGACTGTGAAATCTGTTTGGAAAGGGTGGAAGGAGCAGTGGATTAGATTGCAAGAACTGCTGCTCCCATGACCTCGTTAGAGAGTTTATAAATAGTAATGAGCTGAGTGATTGCAGTTCAGATTCCTCTTGTCTGGATTTCTGTGTTCCAGAAACTGGGCTCCAAGCTTTATTTCCTTTGGAATCGTTTACAGGTTGTACAGGAAAGAGGTCTTGCAGAAGCTGATGGAGAGGTGTGTTTCTAAAGGATACGTGTTCCAGATGGAGATGATTGTCCGGGCTCGGCAGCTGGGATTCACTGTTGGAGAGGTATGGGATGGGTGCACTGTGCTTCCTTCCAGGGCACACACATTGCTGACTTCTGGCTACTGCCAAGAAGCAGCCAAGATGGTAAATTTATACCAAGAAATTACATGTGTAGAGTtgtatttttcagctttgttaGGTGAATGCCAGACCTGAAGTGCAATAAATAACTGAAGTGCAGTTATTTATTCCCCTCTTCCTGTTGCCATTCCTTCAGTAGCACACAATTTTACAAGGTTCCTCAAAGGAGGGAAAGAAGTCAAAATACACCACaaagctgctctgagccttTTCTCCCTTGCTTCCTATTGTACAGACATCTCTACTCAAGTCTTTACAAATGATTTCATTTTTCCAGCAGCCTGATTCTATTTCAGGTTTGTTCTGTCAACTATTGCCTTGTTATTTTCCAACTTTTCAGCTCTCACAACTTTCTGCTTCTAAACTCCTTGAATGTGCTGTCTACAGTCAATGAAAAAACTCCACGCAATTGTTAGATTCTCTATCTCCAGCAGCctgctgccttttttatttcattgaatTGCTCTTGCTGCATCTTTAGAGATGCTTCACTGGGAATCTCTCTGCAGGAGAATCTCAGAGCCAGTTCTTCACCTTGTTTCCAGGACTATGAATTGTCAGAGAATTGTGGTGCTTGTACTTCTTAAACTTCACACGTGGCATTTCTCCATCGACACAGGGTAGAGCATTTCCTCACAACAAAGCAGCTCTTTTCTCCCACCTTTTTTGCTTGTGGAACAGCATCCCAGGGAAAAATACTTCTTCAGCAAAGTTGAGAATTGAGATTGAGCTGTGccagtttaaaataaatggcTGATGAGAACTCACACAGGCTGTACCTGGAGAGTTGCACACACATCTCTCCTGTTGTGCTGTACTTCACCAGGTGTGCAGTGTCCTCCAGCACATGGAATAGAGCCTGGGAGACCAATGGGGGAACCTCTTGTgcaaggaaggcagaagcccaGAAACAGCTCAGTGCTCAATTCCTGTGCTGAAGGGTAACACTGGAATCCTCTCATTAGATGAGATATTAACTATTCTTCATCCTGGTCAGGAAATGCCACTTGTGccatcctgccctggctctATATTCAGTGACTTCTGCCCATTTCCTGCAGTCCAGCTGGGTGGAGTTGCCAGGATTGTCACTGGGATCATCAAGGTGACACTGCTAAGACAGCAGAGTCATTGCTGAGTCTCTGCCTGCCTTTCTGGGCATCTTCCTCCCATCTTCTTGTCCTGGGCTCTTTCCTCTCTTGGCCTGACCTGCTGGAATTGTGAGAGACCCTCTGGCACACGTCCAGAGGGCTGGGGATTGGTGTGTTCCTCTTGCCAGATGATTTCTGGTTGACACTGCCAGCAAAACACCAAGCCAGTTTTTTAGTGCCTATTACAATAGCAGTTCTTTATTTTAGTTCTTGAAGTATTTCAATTTTGCAGACAAACATTATGGAAATggtgaaatattgaaatattggTGAAATATTGAATTGGTGAATAAAAATGGTGAATAAAAATGGTGAATAAAAATTGGTGAATAAAAATggtgaaataaatgaaatattctaACACAGGGTTGGCAGAATGCTCTGTCACGTGTCCCTTGTGTGTGCCCAGAGGAGTGAAAGCAGAACATTCCCAACATCTCATGAGCAGTGAGTTCATTTGGACAGCGTCACTTTGTGAAGGAGACCAAAATTAATGTGTCAAATGCCTGTAAATGCTGCAGATAATCTATAAAATGGCCAAAGACTGATAAAAACGGGTTGTGTACAATAGGCACTGTCATGTTCTGAAGTCCTCTCGCAGCCAGGGCGAGGTTGAgctgttctgtgctggggcagaTTTGTGCTTCCCGAGGCACTGCCTCAAAGGCTCTGAGTTTGGCTGACAAGGAAATGCTGCAGGCTTTGAGAGCTGTTGGTGTGCTCTGCCTGGGTGGATCATCCAGCCATGAGTAATGTCCTTGGATCAGCTTGAAAGGTGATAACCCAAGTCATTCCACACTCCCCAGCTGTGGGGCACCACTGCAGGCCCTGGTGAGAGCTGCCACAGAGGAGCCAGCCTGGTGCTTGCCTCCTCCCCATGCCTGAACAAGCTCCAGCTCAAAGGGCCTTCTTTTGTTTCCAGAATTTCTGATGGTTTCGGTTTTGAACCTCAAAACCAATTTTGCTTGTTTCAACAGGTTCCCATCTCCTTTGTGGACCGTGTCTATGGGGAATCCAAACTGGGAGGCAATGAAATTGTCTCCTTCCTAAAGGGGCTCTTGACCTTGTTTGCTACAACCTGAGAGTTCATCCTAAAGTAATTTTGTTAGACAAACATTTTCTGATGTCTGTGTAGATTTAAACATATAATGGCAAAAGCTTGATTATTTGTGTGGTGGCCAGGAGACCTGCTATGACCTAACAATTAAACACCATCAACAATAAATCAAACATTCTGCAGCCCAGAAGGCTCCTTCCGACAGAAATGGACTGTGTgttaaactaaaaattaataaaggctaatgcttttctatttttgtaaGAATAATTGTAATAAAGAACACAAAGCTAAATGATCTTTTGCATTTGGAAATGAATCATTATTCAGCAGAAGCTAaggataattttgaaataaagacaAGCAAGGACCAAAAAACCCTGGAATGTGTCCTGTCTTTGTTCTGTTGTTTGTAGATATTAATTTAAATAGGTACTAATGAGTGTCCTTCCTTTCCCTCAGCACATGTACACATTGTCATGAAGCAGCTCCAAAGAAGTGCTCGTGGCTGGGGCAGTTGAAGAGAATTCAGAGCTCAGTGGTCTGTGCCTAGACCGGGGAGAAGGAATATTCCTTGGCTAGGAAAGGGAGCCATATGCATGGAATAATTCTGTATTCTGTGTGTTTGTCCAGAAGCAGATGagtccctccccttcccttctttAGCAACTAAACCCATTTAGAGTCTGAAGTGGGACCTCACCAGGTTTAGGGGAACAGAAGACCCCATTCACTCAGGGAAGATAGtgcagaaaaatcagattttcctGATGTCAAGTTCCAGTTTGCAAAGTGAAGGCTGTAGTTGCTCCAGATCCTGAGGAAGGAAGTACAAACAGAGCAATgcaagtttttgttttgttctggcCTGATAGAGCCAGAACTCAGAAATGATGAAGCTCTTGCAATCAGATGTGCAATGGGGAGGAAGATGAGATTATTCCAATAATGgctttatatatctatattaaaaattttttttttttttttgcggaTACCTGTGGAGTCTGTGGACACCTGGATCAGAAAATTAATGGTGGGACGGGGGAAGCAACAAGATCTTAAAAATGCTGCCTGTTTTGCTCATGTTTGTCTGCATTCCTTTAGCACACTAGATACAGCTGTTAATGTTagaaaaaatgtagaaagtcTGTAGATAAATGataaatttatatttcacaGTCATCACATTGATAAAAATGATGCAACAAAACTTGGAATAAAGGTTATTTTCTAGTGGACAGCTTTGGAGCTAGTCCTCTGTTCTCTAGTGGGACTGTACAGATTCTGATCCTTTCTTCTTTGCTGACTGCCCAAAGCAAATGCTACAGATGGAATTTGCTTTCATATAATAAAAGATGCAGATTTTGAA of the Molothrus aeneus isolate 106 chromosome 17, BPBGC_Maene_1.0, whole genome shotgun sequence genome contains:
- the DPM1 gene encoding dolichol-phosphate mannosyltransferase subunit 1, producing MAARGPGRVSVLLPTYNERDNLPLVVWLLARTFSDSGIDFEIIIIDDGSPDGTQEIAQQLEKIYGSDKILLRPRAKKLGLGTAYIHGMKYATGDFIVIMDADLSHHPKFIPEFIRKQKEGNFDIVSGTRYKGNGGVYGWDLKRKLISRGANFLTQVLLRPGASDLTGSFRLYRKEVLQKLMERCVSKGYVFQMEMIVRARQLGFTVGEVPISFVDRVYGESKLGGNEIVSFLKGLLTLFATT